TCGCCGGAGGTCTGGCCGTAGACCGCGCCGAGTACGGCGAGTTTGGCCTGGCCGCGGTCGCCGGAGAACGCGCGGTCGGAGACGGCCTGGTAGAGGTCGGTCTCGCGTCCTGCCACCTCCATGAGCCCGGGGTCGCGGGAGATGGCCGCCAGCACCCGCGGCTCCATCTGGTCGGCGTCGGCGACGACGAGCCGCCAGCCGGGGTCGGCGACCACCGCACGCCGAATGACCTTGGGGATCTGAAGGGCACCGCCGCCATGGGTGACCCATCGGCCCGTGACGGTCCCGCCCGCCAGGAACTCGGGCCGGAACCGCCCGTCCCGTACCCAGTCCTGGAGCCAGGACCAGCCGTGGGCGACCCAGATGCGGTACAGCTTCTTGTACTCGACCAGCGGCTTCACGGCCGGATGGTCGACGGACTCGATCTCCCACCGCCGGGTGGACTTCACCTTGATGCCGGCCTGCGCGAACGCCTTGATGACGTCGGCGGGCAGATCGGGCCGCACCCGGCGCCCGAAGGCCTCGGACACCTGGTCGGCCAGCTCGGCGAGACGCCGGGGCTCGCCGCCGCCGGCATACCGCTCGCCGAGCAGTTCGTGCAGCACCCGGCGGTGGGTCTCGGCGCTCCACGGCAGCCCGGCGCGGTTCATCTCGGTGGCCACCAGCATCCCCGCCGACTCGGCGGCGGTCAGCAGGCGCATCCGGTCGGGGTGCGCGGTGGTGTCGTGCCGCCGCTGCTGGTCGGCGTAGACCTCGACGAGGTCGGTCAGCGGCACATGGGCGCTCTGCGGCTCGAACAGGGGCGACTGCGAGCCCGGTTCGGCCGCGCGCTGGGGCGGGTCGGGCGGTACGGGACCGCCGCGCAGCCGGGCCAGGGCGGCTGCGGCCGAGCGGGGCTCGCCGTATCGCCCCGCGTGGCCGAGCAGGAGGGTCTCGGCGTCCTCGATGTCGTAGCACCGCTCCACCCGCACCCCCGCGGCGAGCAGACGCGGATAGACCTCGGCGGTGGACCGCCACACCCACCGCGCCACCTCCGGCCGCCCCCGCACGGCCGCACCCAGATCCGCCTCCCACCGCACCGGCCCGGCAGGCATCCCGTCAGGACCGAGGGCGGCGACCTCCACACCACCGTCCTCGGCCGGAGCGAGAGCCCAGCGGTCGTTCATGGTTGCGAGTGTGACACCAGGGTCTGACAACAGACCTTCCGGACATCAGGACGGCGCCTCGCCGCCCCGGGCTCGCCGAACCTGGTCCCCTCAGCCCTGCTCTCCCTGCAGCTTCAGGTAGCCCTCCAGCTCCTTGGCGATGGCGGCCTCCACCGGCCCTTTCTCGATGCCGAGGCCGGACAGGACCCCCGTGCCGTGTTCGAACTCCAGCAGGGCCAGCAGGATGTGTTCGGTGCCGATGTAGTTGTGGCCCAGCCGGAGGGCCTCGCGGAAGGTGAGTTCCAGGACCTTCTTGGCGTCGGAGCCGTACGGGATGAGCTCGGGGACCTCGTCGGCGGCCGGCGGGAGCGCCTCGGTCGCGGCCTGGCGGACGGCGTCGAGGGTGACGCCCTGCGCGACGAGCGCCTTGGCGGCGAGGCCCTCCGGTTCGGCCAGCAGTCCGAGGACGAGGTGCTCGGGACGGCCCTCGGGGTTGCGGGCGGTGATGGCCGCGTTGTGGGCCGACATCACCACGTTGCGGGCCCGCAGGGTGTACCGGCTGAAGCCCTGGTCGGCCGCCAGGTCCGTCGACTCCTTCGGCACGAACCGCTTCTGCGCCGCCTGCCGGGTGACCCCCATGCTCCGTCCGATGTCCGTCCAGGAGGCACCCGAACGCCGGGCCTGGTCCACGAAGTGGCCGATCAGATGGTCGGCCACCTCCCCGAGGTGATCGGCGGCGATCACCGCGTCCTGGAGCTGGTCGAGGGGCTCGACATGGACCTTCTTGATGGCCGTGATGAGGTCGTCGAGCCGTACGGATGACGTGATGTTGGGGTTGGTCGTCATGTGTCAACCGTAGGTTGACGCGCATGGGGTGTCAACCCTTGGTTGACACCGAAGGGTGTCCACGCGCGCGTGCCGTCGCCGCTACTTCGGCGACGACACCACCAGCCGCACCGCCAGCCCCGTGAACACCGACCCGCTGAAGATGTTGAGCCCGCGCGCCACCCGCCGACTGCGTCGCAGCAGCGCCGAGAGCTTCCCGGAGAGCAGCCCGGTCAGGCCGTCCACCACGACGCCCATCACGGTGATCGTGAGCCCGAGCACCAGGAACTGCCCCCACACGTGGCCCATCTCCGGCGCCACGAACTGGGGCAGGAACGCCACGTTGAACAGGATCACCTTCGGGTTGAGCAGATTGGTGACGGCCCCCTGCCAGAAGGCCCGCCGCATCCCGGGACCGGCCGGCGCCCCGTCCTCACCCGGCACCGAACGGTCCCGGAACGCCTTCACCGCGAGGTACAGCAGATAGGCCGCACCCGCCCAGCGCAGCACGTGGTACAGCGTCGGCAGGGCCTGGAACAGTGCCGAAAGACCGAGCGCCGCCGCGACCGTGTGCACGAACATCGCCGAGGCCACCCCGAGCGCCGCCATCACCCCCGCGGCGGGCCCGCCCCGGCCGCCCATCGCGACGATGAACATCATGTCGGGGCCGGGAGTGACACAGAGCGCGAAGGCGGCGACGAGAAAGGCCGCGTAGAGAGACATGTCCACCATGCCGCCATGCTCGAAGCGGCACACGCGCGTGGGCGACCGATTTTCGGGGAGTGAGACGATCGCCCCGTGAGCAGCAGTAAGAACAACAGCGCGAGCGACAGCCCGAGCGGCACCGTCGACCGCGCCTTCCGGGCCGCCCTCTACGCCGACGACGACACCGCCCTGGACACCGGCGCTTCCCTCCTCGCCGCCGACCCCGAGGCGGACGCCGAACTGACCCGGCGCGGCACCGAGTTCGTGGCGCAGGCCTGGCGGCGCGGCTGGCAGCCCGCCGATGTCGTACGGATCGTGCGACGCGAACTGGACGACCCGCACGTACGCCTCGCCACGGCCCTGATCAGGGCGCAGGCCCCGGAGGACCGCCCGCGCGGCCACCGCTGGGCCGCTCAGCTGGCCCAGTTGGAGGAGCCCGGCGCGAACACCCCCCGCCCCGACCGCTTCACGCACGCCACCGCCGTACTCGAGCTGTACCGCCTGCTGCTGCGCCTGCCCGCGCTGGAACCGCTGGAGGAGCCCCGGCGGGAGCACGCGGGCGACGACCGCATGCTCGGCCGTATCCGGGCCCTGCTCGCCAAGGCGGAGGCGACCGGCTACCCCGAGGAGGCGGAGGCCCTCACCGCCAAGGCGCAGGAGCTGATGGCCCGGCACAGCGTCGACGAGGCGCTGCTCGACGCACATGCGCCCACCAAGGACGCCCCCGGCGCCTGCCGGATCGGGGTCGAGCCGCCGTACGAGCAGGCGAAGGCGGTGCTGCTCGACGCGGTCGCCACCGCCAACCACTGCCGGGCCGTGTGGAACGAACCGTTCGCCTTCTCCACGGTCGTCGGCTTCGAGGGTGATCTCGCGGCGGTCGAGCTCCTGTACACCTCGCTGCTCGTGCAGGCGCAGTCCGCGATGGCGAAGGCGGAGGCGGCCCAGCGGGCGGGCGGCCGCGGGCGCACCAAGACCTTCCGGCAGTCCTTCCTCGCGGCCTACGCCCACCGCGTCGGCGACCGCCTGCGCACCGCCGCCGAGGCCCCGGTGACCGACGACCTGCTGCCGGTCCTCGCCTCCCGCGAGGTCGCCGTCACCGACCGCATGGACCGGCTGTTCCCGCAGACCACCACGACCCGCCTGCGCGGTGTCAGCGACGAGGCCGGCTGGACCGAGGGCGCCCGCGCGGCCGACCGGGCGCAGGTCGGACACCGGCCCCGGCTCAGTCCCCGACCGGGGAGAAGGCGCTGACCGAGGCGTTCGGGTCACCGGCGTTGTCGCTCCGGCCCTGGACCGGGCCGTACGACCACTTGTAGCTCTTCGCGGTCCCGGCTCCCGGCAGGGCGATGTTCAGGGTCTTCACGTCGAGGCTCGCCTTGGCGCCGGCCTCGCCGCGCGTGTACGTGAGGGTGAAGGTCGCGGCCGTGCCCTTGGCCAGGGTGAGCTTCGTGGACTTCGTGCCTTCGCCGGGCGACACGCTCGCCGACGAGTCCGTGGCGTTCAGGTCGATGCCGGGAAAGCCGTCCAGCGTGCACTCGGCGCTCTGGTTGGTGAGCGTGACGGGGATGTTGCCGGTGTCCCCGGCGGCGGGGGCCACGTTGGCGGGTCCGACCTCCACGTCCATGGCGCCGATCCGGCACGTGGTGCCGTTGCCCGGGCTCGCGGCGGCGCTGTCGTCACCACCGGAGGAGCCGGAGCTGTCACTGGAGCAGCCGGTCAGGAGCAGGGCCGCGGCGAGAGCGGTGACGGCGAGGGGGGCGGCGCGCATGTGAAGTCCTCTGATGTGAGCGATCCGGTGCATGGATCATCACGCATGACGGGACGCTGCGGTTGCCCGCCCCCACCGTCGCCTTCCGCTACGACCCCGCACTCACCGACGGGAACCCGCTCGGCAGCTTGCCGCCCTCGGCCCGGGTATAGGTCTCGGCGCCGATGCCGCCCTCCCAGTTCACCTTGAGAGTGTCCTTGCCGACCGACTCGATCGTCCCGTCCGCCCGGTCCTTGCTGCCGTCCGTGCACTTCAGGCGGATCGTGTCGGCACTCGCGGAGCCGCTGCACACCGTGCCGCCGGTGACGAAGAGCCCGGCCCGGTCGCCGTTGACCAGCAGCGCCACGGCCTTGCCGCCCGTGGTCGCCAGCCAGCTGCCCGCCACCTCGCCGGACGCGGACGAGGAGGACGTACCGCCGGTCCCCCCGGAAGTGGAGGCCGAGGCGGACGCCGACGACGAGCCCGCCGTACTGGAGCTCGGCGACGGCTCGTCGTCCGAGCCCCCGCCGCTGCACGCGGTCAGGACGAGCGCGCCCACCAGTCCCGCGGCCGCGAGCCCGGCCCGCCGACGCGGCACAGGGCGCGAGAGGATCGCCGTAGTCACTGGAGACTCCAAGCTGTAGCGGTCTGCCGGACGGATCGCAGCAAGCTACCAGCACCACCCGTGAGAGTTACCAGGACGATGTGCGGACACCTGGCAGATATCCCGCGTGCGCCTGCTCCCGCAGTCCTACCCGGGACAGCCCGAAGGCCCGGAAGTAGCCGCGCGGCCGTCCGTCGACCTGGTCGCGGTTGCGCACGCGCGTGGCGCTCGCGTTCCGCGGCTGCCGTCGCAACTCCTCCTGTGCGGCCAGCCGTTCGGCGTCCGTGGTGGAGGGGCGGCGGATGATCTCCTTCAGCTCGGCCCGCCGTTCGGCGTACCGCGCGACGATCTCCTGGCGCTTCTCGTTCTTCGCGATCTTGCTCTTCTTCGCCATACCGGTTCCCCTCAGATCCGCACGCCGCGCGCGCGGATCCGCGCCACGGCCGCCTCGACGCCGATCGAGTCGACGGTCTTGATGCCCTTCGTGCTCAGCCGCAGCCGCACATGCCGCCCCTCGCTGGGCAGCCAGTAGCGCTTGGACTGGATGTTGGGGTCGAAGCGGCGCGAAGTGCGTCGGTGGGAGTGGGAGATGCGGTTGCCGAAGCCCGGCTGGGCCCCGGTCAGCATGCAGTGGGCGGACACGGGTGATGCACCTCTCTCGGAGCGGGCGTGTAAATGGAATTCATTTTCAGTAAGATAGCAGCATGG
This portion of the Streptomyces canus genome encodes:
- a CDS encoding Clp protease N-terminal domain-containing protein; translated protein: MTTNPNITSSVRLDDLITAIKKVHVEPLDQLQDAVIAADHLGEVADHLIGHFVDQARRSGASWTDIGRSMGVTRQAAQKRFVPKESTDLAADQGFSRYTLRARNVVMSAHNAAITARNPEGRPEHLVLGLLAEPEGLAAKALVAQGVTLDAVRQAATEALPPAADEVPELIPYGSDAKKVLELTFREALRLGHNYIGTEHILLALLEFEHGTGVLSGLGIEKGPVEAAIAKELEGYLKLQGEQG
- a CDS encoding DUF4232 domain-containing protein; translation: MRAAPLAVTALAAALLLTGCSSDSSGSSGGDDSAAASPGNGTTCRIGAMDVEVGPANVAPAAGDTGNIPVTLTNQSAECTLDGFPGIDLNATDSSASVSPGEGTKSTKLTLAKGTAATFTLTYTRGEAGAKASLDVKTLNIALPGAGTAKSYKWSYGPVQGRSDNAGDPNASVSAFSPVGD
- the rpmB gene encoding 50S ribosomal protein L28, producing the protein MSAHCMLTGAQPGFGNRISHSHRRTSRRFDPNIQSKRYWLPSEGRHVRLRLSTKGIKTVDSIGVEAAVARIRARGVRI
- the rpsN gene encoding 30S ribosomal protein S14, with translation MAKKSKIAKNEKRQEIVARYAERRAELKEIIRRPSTTDAERLAAQEELRRQPRNASATRVRNRDQVDGRPRGYFRAFGLSRVGLREQAHAGYLPGVRTSSW
- a CDS encoding LysE family translocator, translating into MVDMSLYAAFLVAAFALCVTPGPDMMFIVAMGGRGGPAAGVMAALGVASAMFVHTVAAALGLSALFQALPTLYHVLRWAGAAYLLYLAVKAFRDRSVPGEDGAPAGPGMRRAFWQGAVTNLLNPKVILFNVAFLPQFVAPEMGHVWGQFLVLGLTITVMGVVVDGLTGLLSGKLSALLRRSRRVARGLNIFSGSVFTGLAVRLVVSSPK
- a CDS encoding bifunctional 3'-5' exonuclease/DNA polymerase, which translates into the protein MNDRWALAPAEDGGVEVAALGPDGMPAGPVRWEADLGAAVRGRPEVARWVWRSTAEVYPRLLAAGVRVERCYDIEDAETLLLGHAGRYGEPRSAAAALARLRGGPVPPDPPQRAAEPGSQSPLFEPQSAHVPLTDLVEVYADQQRRHDTTAHPDRMRLLTAAESAGMLVATEMNRAGLPWSAETHRRVLHELLGERYAGGGEPRRLAELADQVSEAFGRRVRPDLPADVIKAFAQAGIKVKSTRRWEIESVDHPAVKPLVEYKKLYRIWVAHGWSWLQDWVRDGRFRPEFLAGGTVTGRWVTHGGGALQIPKVIRRAVVADPGWRLVVADADQMEPRVLAAISRDPGLMEVAGRETDLYQAVSDRAFSGDRGQAKLAVLGAVYGQTSGDGLKNLAALRRRFPKAVAYVDDAARAGEEGRLVRTWLGRTCPPAAGAGDAEEAGIPQDDPVERPVEDGWGPGYASTNTRARGRFARNFVVQGSAADWTLLLLAALRQALTGMAAELVFFQHDEVIVHCPEEETEAVVAAIRDASDLAGRLTFGETPVRFPFTTAVVECYADAK
- a CDS encoding DUF2786 domain-containing protein; the encoded protein is MSSSKNNSASDSPSGTVDRAFRAALYADDDTALDTGASLLAADPEADAELTRRGTEFVAQAWRRGWQPADVVRIVRRELDDPHVRLATALIRAQAPEDRPRGHRWAAQLAQLEEPGANTPRPDRFTHATAVLELYRLLLRLPALEPLEEPRREHAGDDRMLGRIRALLAKAEATGYPEEAEALTAKAQELMARHSVDEALLDAHAPTKDAPGACRIGVEPPYEQAKAVLLDAVATANHCRAVWNEPFAFSTVVGFEGDLAAVELLYTSLLVQAQSAMAKAEAAQRAGGRGRTKTFRQSFLAAYAHRVGDRLRTAAEAPVTDDLLPVLASREVAVTDRMDRLFPQTTTTRLRGVSDEAGWTEGARAADRAQVGHRPRLSPRPGRRR